A region of the Exiguobacterium aurantiacum DSM 6208 genome:
TACAGGGTGACCGTTTTCTTTAAATAATGCTCGAGCTGGGCGAGCGGGACCGGCTTGCTGTAATGATAGCCTTGGATGAGCGAGCTGCTATGTTCAAGCACGAAAGCGAGTTGCTCCGGCCGTTCGACCCCTTCGGTGACGATGTCGAGACCGAGCGTATGGAACGTTTGATACAGTCCTTCGAGCAACGCCCGATCGAACGTGTTCTCCGGGATCCCTTTCACGAAGTTTTGATCGATTTTGATCAAGTCGAGTTGGAGCGACTGCAGGAACGACAGCGAAGACGTCCCGACCCCGAAATCATCCAGCGAGATTTTGACACCGAGCGTTTTCAACGACTGAATGAACTGTTGCAATTCATATAAGTTGCCGCCGACCTCGCTCTCGGTAATTTCGACGTGAAGTAAATGAGGGTCAAATAACGTTTCTGCGAGCACATCTTCGAGTTCGGCTAAAAATGACCCGTCTGCGATTTGCCGTTTGGATACGTTAACCGATAAGAACAAATGGTGTCGCATACTGTGCTCCTTCATCTCGGACACCGCTTGACGGAGCACCCAACATCCTAAGTCCGAGATCAATCCGAGCTGTTCGGCGATTGGAATGAACAGCCCTGGCGACACTTGACCTTTCACTGGATGGTTCCAGCGGATGAGGGCTTCGACGCCGCGCACGGCGAACGGATGCGGCGATACAATCGGCTGGTAGTACAGCTCGAACTCATCGTTCTCGAGTGCCCGTCTCAAATCACGTTCCATCTCAAGCGTCTGCAAGTAGTGGCTGCCATCTTCAATCTCTTGGAACGCCAAAATCCGTTTTTTCCCGGATAGTTTCGCCTCATGCAAGACGACGTCAAGCCGTCCCATCATGACCTCATACGTATGATGGGGATGCCGCAACGCGAAGACGTCCAATCCGATCGTCGTCGTCAACCCTGTCACCCCGTTCATTTCGGACCAGTCGGCCAAATCTTTCGTGAGCCGGCGGGCGACCGGACGCAATTCGTCGAGCGTCCAATTCGGGTGAAGGAACATAAATTCATCGGCACCGATGCGGGCGACAAACCCGTCTTCTTTATAAAAATTCAGCCGTGATGCGATGTAAATCAAGACGGCATCACCCGTGCGATGACCGAACTGGTCGTTGATGCGGCGGAAGTCGTCAAGATCGAGGCCGATGACACCGATTGATCGTCGCCACCACGCACGCTCGAAAAATAGTCCTCAATCGCCAACCGATTTGGTAGTTGCGTGAGTGCGTCCCGGTACGCCTTATCGAGCACTTCTGCCCTCGTGTCTTCGAGCGCGGCGAGCACCTCGTTCATGCTGACGGCCATCTGTTCAATCTCGTCTTGGCTCTGTTCGTTCAAACTGATGCGTAGACGACTATCTCGCTCAATTGTGATCTGTTTCAACTCATCGCCAATCCCCATCAATCGACGAATGATGACGTGGTGGATCGTCCATAATAACGACAGAAACAGTCCGACACCGAGAACGAGCAACGCCAGTATGCCGAGCGTAGCATCGTCACCGTGTTTTGGTAATGCGTCGGTTCGACGACGAAAGTGATGCCATAGTCGGTCTTGTCATATACCGTATCGAGCGGGATGACGACATGTGTCAGTCCGTCCCGTGACGTGATCGTCGTGTCGGTCGCTTCGGTCAACCCTACAGCGAGCGGTAACTTCGTCTGGGCACTCAAATCGGCGACGAAATGACTGCTGACGAACTCGAGCATGACG
Encoded here:
- a CDS encoding putative bifunctional diguanylate cyclase/phosphodiesterase, whose translation is MGVIGLDLDDFRRINDQFGHRTGDAVLIYIASRLNFYKEDGFVARIGADEFMFLHPNWTLDELRPVARRLTKDLADWSEMNGVTGLTTTIGLDVFALRHPHHTYEVMMGRLDVVLHEAKLSGKKRILAFQEIEDGSHYLQTLEMERDLRRALENDEFELYYQPIVSPHPFAVRGVEALIRWNHPVKGQVSPGLFIPIAEQLGLISDLGCWVLRQAVSEMKEHSMRHHLFLSVNVSKRQIADGSFLAELEDVLAETLFDPHLLHVEITESEVGGNLYELQQFIQSLKTLGVKISLDDFGVGTSSLSFLQSLQLDLIKIDQNFVKGIPENTFDRALLEGLYQTFHTLGLDIVTEGVERPEQLAFVLEHSSSLIQGYHYSKPVPLAQLEHYLKKTVTLYDW